The Novipirellula caenicola genomic interval TGTTTATCGAGTAGCTGCAAAATCTGGCCGACTTGGTCATCAAAATAGGTGACTTCGGCGAGGTAGTCGCTGAAATCTTCACGCACTTGCGGGGTGTCGACGATGTAGGGCGGCAGTTTGATTTTGGCGGGCGGGTATTGCGACGCGTCTCCCATGTTCCAAGGCGAATGAGGTTCGTTGGAACAGGCAAAGAGACAAAATGGCGTTTCCGAATCACGGCACTCCGAAAGCAGTTTGTCAATCTGCTTCATATCCGGATTCTTTTTTCCGATGTATTCAAACGGAAATACCTCTTGAGGGCCGATGTGGGTTTTGCCCGAAAGTGCGACTCGGTACCCCAGCGGTTTCAAGTAGTGAACGATGCTCTGCGTCCCATCCTCCGCGAACGTGTGGTTCGGGTACGCACCCGACTTCACTGGATAGAGCCCGGTGTACAAGTTGTGCCGCGTCGGTGAACACATCGGTGCCGCCTGGAAACAGCGGTTGAACTTCATTCCCGACTGAGCCAATTGGTCAATATTGGGCGTGAGGGCCTGGCCTCCGTAGCAGCCGATGTCGCGAAACGTACAGTCATCCGCAATGATGAAAACGATGTTGGGGCGATCTGCCGAAGCGCCGGCTGCCGCGCTGGAGGCAACATTAGCGATCGCCATCAGTAATGCAGAGCCGATGACAAGCGTTCGCATTGCGGCATGGGGAATCGCAAAGTTGGGGATCCGCATGATGTCTCTGGTTGGATTTTGTTGGGAAGGGGGAAGCGGGGCGTGAGTCGCAGGTAGTGCTAATTCTAGCGTGGGAATCATGCATTTTGCATCACAATCAAAAGATTCCGGTAGTGGACAAGGCCACGAGTCTGGTCGCAATTCTATCTTGCAGCACGAACTCACGAGTACCCTTGCCGAGTCAAGCCGCACGGGGGTCGTTGCCTGATCCACTGCCGATATTTTGGAGGGAATTCGTTGCCTCATCCACTACCGATGCTTCGTGGCGCAGGTAAAAATAGGCACTTTGCCGAGTCTGTCGCTCTTACTCTTGTTCGCTCGGGATTTCGCTGCCGTGAGGGTCTCGCGAAGGCGATTCCGTGGCGTCGCACAATTGGTCGCGCAATTGGCGGTCGGTAAAGTGTTCGAGCCGCTCGGCCTTGTCGTGAATTCGCGTTGCATCCAAGCTGGCTTCGGATACCAAGTACTGCTCCCACAGACGATGCGAACGCACCAGCTCTCTGGCGTGTTGCCGGCCGTTGTCGGTCAATTGGTAACCGTTTTCATCAAGCGTCAGCTCATTGCGTCGCCACAACGTCAGCAGAGCCATCCGCAGTTGCCATCGTTTGGCAAACAATTCGTCAGCCAGTTCACGTTCGTTTGCCGCGGGCACTGTGTCTGTTGATTCGGATCGCTCTTGTTGTCGATACAGATAGGCGACAATATCGTCACACAAAATTTGAAGTGACAATGCGCGGTTGCGAATCCAGCGGATGATCAATCCTTGGCGAGGCGCGAACAGTAACGCGATGATGAAAAACACGCCGACCATCACTGCCATCATGCCAGCAGTGGTTGTGCTGCGGAAACCGAACCAGGTTGGAACGACCACCGCAGCAACGTGCCCGCTGGCTGCACCGACCGCCGCGATGATGCTTGACAGCACGATCATGCGGCCTAACCGGTCGGTCAATAAGTTTGCAGTGGCGGGGGGGACGATGAACATCGCGACGACCAAAATGTTGCCGACGCTTTCAAAGCTTGCGACGGCTGTGACTGCGACCAACACCATCAAGGCGTAGTGCATCACCGTGGCTGAAAAACCCATCGATGTCGCGAGCGACGGATCAAAGGAGCTGAGTTTCAATTCTTTGAAGAAGATGACGACGAACAATAGGTTGACGATCATCACGCCAAACAGCACCGCCGCAGCGCGTGGGACGTCCAGCCCCAAAATTGAAATCCGATCGAGCGGCGTGGCTTCGATGGCACCATACAGGACACAGCCTGCGTCCAAATCAACGCGATCCGCCGCCTGGACAATCATGACCAACCCCAGCGCGAACAGCGACGTGAAAACGACGCCCATCGACGCCCCTTCGTCCACTTTGCCGACGCCACGAATCCATTCGGTAAACAGCGCGGTCAAAATGCCGACGATCACCGCGCCCAAGAACATCGGCAAGCTGCTGCGGCTGTTGCTGATAAAAAATGCGACCGCCAAACCTGGCAGGATGGCATGCGAAACCGCATCCCCCAGCATGCTCAATCGCCGCAGTACCAAAAAGTTTCCCAGCAGCGCCGATGCGACTGCGCACAACATCCCCGCCGCCACGATCCAGCCGTCGAGTTGCCAGTTCCAATTCATGGATGCTGCCCCTGTGAATCGGATGCTTCGTGAATAACGCCATGAGGGCTGGCAGGCACAGGGATCCGCAACGGTTCCTGATCGAGCAACGCTTCGAGTTCGTCGACAAGTTCAGGCTCGAGGACATGTTCAATGTCGTCGGCATCACGGTCGACTCGGCCGGGAGCCACTTCGGCATAGCTAATCAAATACAGTTCCCACAATCGATGCTGCCGCGTCAAGCGAGCGGCTTCGGCGTAACCCGCTTGGGTCAAGCGAAC includes:
- a CDS encoding metal ABC transporter permease, with translation MNWNWQLDGWIVAAGMLCAVASALLGNFLVLRRLSMLGDAVSHAILPGLAVAFFISNSRSSLPMFLGAVIVGILTALFTEWIRGVGKVDEGASMGVVFTSLFALGLVMIVQAADRVDLDAGCVLYGAIEATPLDRISILGLDVPRAAAVLFGVMIVNLLFVVIFFKELKLSSFDPSLATSMGFSATVMHYALMVLVAVTAVASFESVGNILVVAMFIVPPATANLLTDRLGRMIVLSSIIAAVGAASGHVAAVVVPTWFGFRSTTTAGMMAVMVGVFFIIALLFAPRQGLIIRWIRNRALSLQILCDDIVAYLYRQQERSESTDTVPAANERELADELFAKRWQLRMALLTLWRRNELTLDENGYQLTDNGRQHARELVRSHRLWEQYLVSEASLDATRIHDKAERLEHFTDRQLRDQLCDATESPSRDPHGSEIPSEQE